The Halobacterium litoreum genome includes a region encoding these proteins:
- a CDS encoding MBL fold metallo-hydrolase yields MDVRFLGGAREVGRSAILVDDSLLLDYGLKNGTPPQYPLDSVDPDAVVVSHGHLDHAGLVPALLAGSRRPPVHWTPPTRDLARLLAKDTLKIQRAEQGRGATERGGRYDCPFTRTEVARLGEVSETHGYREPFEAAGYEVTFFDAGHIPGSAHVLVDDGESRLLYTADFNTEDQRLLAGTTARPDADAVVCEATYADVTRPDRETVERRFAQSVQQTVHEGGTVVVPAFAVGRTQEAMLVCDAHGVDCYVDGMGVAVTESFKRTPEFLRDPDAFRRACGHARFVDAGTRDGQRRRIADKRTAIVTTAGMLGGGPAMTYVPAIAGNPQHKIAFTGYQVEGTPGRELLETGSAEIDGRHLRVAAQVESHDFSAHADRDGLREFLDAYRGSEVFVNHGDRCADFAEELRADGFDASAPALGDELSI; encoded by the coding sequence ATGGACGTGCGGTTCCTCGGTGGCGCCCGCGAGGTCGGGCGGAGCGCCATCCTCGTCGACGACTCGCTGCTCTTGGACTACGGTCTGAAGAACGGGACGCCGCCCCAGTACCCCCTCGACTCGGTGGACCCGGACGCCGTCGTCGTCAGCCACGGCCACCTCGACCACGCCGGTCTCGTGCCCGCGCTCCTCGCCGGGTCGCGTCGCCCGCCGGTCCACTGGACGCCGCCGACCCGCGACCTCGCGCGCCTGCTCGCGAAAGACACGCTGAAGATTCAGCGCGCCGAGCAGGGCCGCGGGGCGACCGAGCGCGGCGGGCGCTACGACTGTCCGTTCACCCGGACGGAGGTCGCGCGCCTCGGCGAAGTCTCCGAGACCCACGGCTACCGCGAGCCCTTCGAAGCGGCGGGCTACGAGGTGACGTTCTTCGACGCCGGCCACATCCCCGGCAGCGCCCACGTACTCGTCGACGACGGCGAGAGCCGCCTCCTCTACACCGCGGACTTCAACACCGAGGACCAGCGCCTGCTCGCGGGCACCACGGCGCGCCCGGACGCCGACGCCGTCGTCTGCGAGGCGACGTACGCCGACGTGACCCGCCCCGACCGCGAGACGGTCGAACGCCGGTTCGCGCAGTCCGTCCAGCAGACCGTCCACGAGGGCGGCACCGTCGTCGTCCCGGCGTTCGCCGTCGGGCGCACGCAGGAGGCGATGCTCGTCTGTGACGCCCACGGCGTCGACTGCTACGTCGACGGGATGGGCGTCGCCGTCACCGAGAGCTTCAAGCGCACCCCGGAGTTCCTCCGCGACCCCGACGCCTTCCGGCGGGCCTGCGGCCACGCGCGCTTCGTGGACGCCGGCACGCGGGACGGCCAGCGCCGCCGCATCGCCGACAAACGCACCGCCATCGTCACCACCGCCGGAATGCTCGGCGGCGGCCCCGCGATGACCTACGTCCCCGCAATCGCGGGCAACCCACAGCACAAAATCGCGTTCACGGGCTACCAGGTCGAGGGGACGCCCGGTCGGGAACTGCTCGAAACGGGGAGCGCGGAAATCGACGGCCGCCACCTCCGGGTCGCCGCGCAGGTCGAGAGCCACGACTTCTCCGCGCACGCCGACCGCGACGGCCTCCGCGAATTCCTCGACGCCTACCGCGGGAGCGAGGTGTTCGTGAACCACGGCGACCGCTGCGCGGATTTCGCCGAGGAACTCCGCGCGGACGGCTTCGACGCGAGCGCGCCCGCACTCGGCGACGAACTGTCTATTTAG
- a CDS encoding DUF6360 family protein — MADRVVGVNAYTTFTLLDGEREGHGWSEDAPAVLNVAAGGGDVLVELELDDAATDRAPPHADRVRLSAADARALAEELETYADRVED; from the coding sequence GTGGCCGACCGCGTCGTCGGCGTGAACGCGTACACGACGTTCACCCTCCTCGACGGCGAACGCGAGGGCCACGGCTGGAGTGAGGACGCGCCCGCCGTCCTGAACGTCGCAGCCGGCGGCGGCGACGTGCTCGTGGAACTCGAACTCGACGACGCCGCGACCGACCGAGCGCCGCCCCACGCCGACCGCGTCCGCCTCTCCGCGGCCGACGCGCGTGCGCTCGCCGAGGAACTCGAAACGTACGCCGACCGCGTTGAGGACTGA